In Methanosarcina siciliae T4/M, one genomic interval encodes:
- a CDS encoding TolB family protein, which yields MLKNISMVIAFMVTAFLLVTNIAFANTISENPNLNVASLDKFLNLEKGVVTTSTAWSPDGSKVVFSWEKPEDCLAEVYLANGNGTNILELRSKAEKPSWNNSEEVFFVLQEGAVVLADYKGNVIRTFQPENEGEECVSFSLSPDKEKIIVTSKVENGYFQTYISDIDGSKLKKYVSYDSDTNSEESTVSWQPDGSLVVVNKKGNLYIQEGEEHEERLLYEGNTSNPLWFPDGKKILFVENENQLYSIDMDGIDLSFITNFGLTTSYFWSFFGASQFSISPSGNIIAFTSSLDPANGKILENEPIPSTRQNIAAPLFIINWMVPTLLR from the coding sequence GTGTTAAAGAACATATCAATGGTAATTGCATTTATGGTAACTGCATTTTTGCTTGTAACAAATATAGCATTCGCAAACACGATATCAGAAAATCCAAATCTTAACGTTGCATCGCTTGATAAGTTCCTCAATCTCGAAAAAGGAGTTGTAACAACTTCAACGGCATGGAGTCCTGATGGCAGTAAAGTTGTGTTTTCCTGGGAAAAACCCGAGGATTGTCTGGCAGAAGTGTATCTTGCAAACGGGAATGGGACAAATATACTTGAGCTTCGGTCTAAAGCTGAAAAGCCTTCCTGGAATAACTCGGAGGAGGTATTTTTTGTGCTGCAAGAAGGGGCTGTGGTGCTTGCCGACTATAAAGGAAATGTGATCAGGACTTTTCAGCCGGAGAACGAAGGGGAAGAATGTGTAAGTTTTTCTCTCAGTCCTGATAAAGAAAAAATAATAGTCACTTCTAAGGTCGAAAATGGCTATTTCCAGACTTATATTTCTGATATTGACGGATCAAAACTAAAAAAATATGTCTCTTATGATAGCGATACGAACTCGGAAGAATCTACCGTTTCCTGGCAGCCAGATGGTTCCCTCGTAGTGGTAAACAAAAAAGGAAATTTATACATTCAGGAGGGAGAAGAACATGAAGAACGTTTGCTTTATGAAGGCAATACTAGCAATCCCCTGTGGTTCCCGGATGGAAAGAAAATACTATTCGTTGAAAATGAAAACCAGCTGTATTCAATCGATATGGATGGAATCGACCTGTCCTTTATTACAAATTTCGGCCTGACTACCTCTTATTTCTGGAGCTTTTTCGGAGCTTCCCAGTTTTCAATAAGTCCGTCCGGAAATATTATAGCATTTACATCTTCCCTTGATCCGGCTAACGGAAAAATTCTTGAAAATGAGCCTATCCCGTCAACACGCCAAAACATCGCTGCTCCTTTATTTATTATTAATTGGATGGTTCCAACCTTAC
- a CDS encoding beta-propeller fold lactonase family protein, with translation MKFLYRGKFCTVAISNKACGGSNILKAFGIAALTVLILVGVTGASPFAYIADLESNNVSVIDTATNIVTATVNMGNEPAGVAVNPDGTRVYVTNCMSNSVSVIDAAKNKVIDTVYVGSYPYGVAITPDKTKVYVANVASNTISVIDTATNNVTATVKVENLAYKIAVAPDGKKLYALNHGIPPDYQGTVSVINIATNTITTTVNVEKDPRGIVVSPDGTKVYVVNSNGYPYYKGTVSVIDTATNNVIATVPVGNLPQGIAVSPDGTKLYVTIGNPGRYPLEKVGGVTAITGAVDVIDTAKNEFIGRVGVGSAPQEVAVTPDGNEVYVVNSGSNTTSIIDTATNKVNATVPVGRSPVAVGIGPATKFSSTTEPNSTSLLSPISQTENQINDTGMIVNVGTVDKQEKESIPTKAPIPFLSPIWELITIIGTVEFVRKMK, from the coding sequence ATGAAGTTTCTTTATCGTGGTAAATTTTGCACTGTTGCAATATCTAACAAAGCATGCGGAGGGAGTAACATCTTAAAAGCTTTTGGAATAGCGGCACTTACGGTTTTAATACTGGTGGGTGTCACAGGTGCCTCACCATTTGCATATATTGCAGACTTAGAGAGTAACAATGTTTCTGTAATTGACACTGCTACAAATATTGTTACAGCTACGGTGAATATGGGAAACGAGCCCGCAGGAGTTGCAGTTAATCCGGACGGAACAAGAGTATATGTGACAAACTGCATGAGCAATAGTGTCTCTGTAATTGACGCAGCCAAAAATAAGGTAATAGACACAGTATACGTAGGAAGCTACCCTTATGGAGTTGCAATCACTCCGGATAAAACGAAGGTGTATGTTGCAAACGTTGCGAGCAACACTATCTCTGTAATTGACACGGCAACAAACAATGTTACAGCTACAGTAAAAGTAGAAAACTTGGCTTACAAAATTGCAGTTGCCCCGGACGGAAAAAAATTATATGCTTTGAACCACGGCATTCCTCCTGATTATCAAGGTACTGTTTCTGTAATTAACATAGCAACAAACACTATTACAACGACAGTAAATGTGGAAAAAGATCCACGAGGAATTGTAGTCAGTCCGGATGGAACAAAGGTGTACGTTGTTAACTCTAATGGTTATCCTTACTACAAAGGTACTGTTTCCGTAATTGACACTGCAACAAACAATGTTATAGCTACAGTGCCTGTAGGAAACTTGCCACAAGGAATTGCAGTCAGTCCAGATGGAACAAAGTTATACGTGACAATAGGTAATCCAGGCAGATATCCTTTAGAAAAAGTAGGTGGTGTAACTGCAATTACAGGTGCCGTTGATGTAATTGACACAGCCAAAAACGAGTTTATAGGCAGAGTGGGTGTTGGATCAGCTCCTCAAGAAGTTGCAGTCACTCCAGATGGAAATGAGGTTTATGTAGTGAACTCTGGGAGCAACACTACTTCTATAATTGATACAGCTACAAACAAAGTTAATGCTACGGTGCCTGTAGGAAGATCTCCTGTTGCTGTGGGGATTGGTCCGGCAACAAAATTCAGTTCTACTACTGAGCCAAACAGTACTTCTTTATTAAGCCCTATAAGTCAAACCGAGAACCAGATAAATGATACCGGGATGATAGTAAATGTAGGAACAGTAGATAAGCAGGAAAAAGAATCAATTCCTACTAAAGCACCAATTCCTTTTTTAAGCCCTATTTGGGAACTCATAACAATTATAGGGACAGTTGAATTTGTAAGAAAGATGAAGTAA
- a CDS encoding S-layer protein domain-containing protein, with protein sequence MKKHTVFLLVAFTILILVAAANANAVDNASSITNVCDVAGADYKSESWSNGQYPVIDLFGEKEVSLFTTNGNIGNSHVNKLAKLILDNNETYILKDGEKLDLSNGYAFEAKQINIDNEEIWFEFSKDGKYIADQIVSASTDSNKTWTVTLDNVQGENNIVVMKVHIKNLFVGVENCIVFIDGIWLIDYTNATTLEVGDKIGEFTLEKIVSGVDESNLGGLVFESTVNNSSVTCNVIGTDYKFNSWSNVAAETANTADAASTADNVSNITDVCNVVSTSYKWVSSEQYPVIDLFGDKYVPLLTTNGSIWDAHVNKLVKLILDSNERHVLKDGEKLDLGQGYALEAKQISISNRQAWLEFTKDGKYVADRIVTIDDDKNTTWNVTLDNIQGENNVIVMRVHVDRVGGFVENDILQYSDVVIDGIWLTDYSDARNLKIGDKIGEFTLEKIINRENVSNQGSLVFKNATGSSINCDVVDANYKCESWSNQYPSINLFGEEYIPLLANSVPARKPYNDPIWECHVDKLAKLVLDSDEKHLLKTGEKLDLGQGYSLQVKEIDVDGERAWIEFDKDGKYVDDTIVLTYPNEHYWTCLRDNIQGEDNIPVLIVYVSKVYQDGNDSIVQIDGIWLIDYENARTLKIGDKIGEFTLEKIVIGTNESNLGSLAFKKTQNVDSFSPTSEKVPVASTNKSTRSFIPWDWDFLEFITNKGK encoded by the coding sequence ATGAAGAAACATACGGTATTTTTGCTGGTTGCCTTTACTATTTTAATTTTAGTTGCTGCAGCTAACGCAAATGCAGTAGACAATGCAAGCAGTATAACCAACGTTTGCGATGTGGCCGGCGCCGACTATAAAAGTGAGAGTTGGTCTAACGGACAATATCCAGTAATCGATTTATTTGGAGAAAAAGAAGTCTCACTATTTACCACTAATGGAAATATTGGGAATTCACATGTTAACAAACTTGCCAAGTTAATTCTTGACAATAATGAAACTTACATCCTCAAAGACGGTGAAAAACTCGATCTCAGCAATGGATATGCTTTCGAAGCCAAGCAGATCAATATTGACAATGAGGAAATATGGTTTGAGTTCAGTAAAGATGGAAAATATATTGCTGATCAAATAGTCTCAGCCAGTACTGATAGCAACAAGACATGGACTGTTACCCTTGACAATGTTCAGGGTGAAAATAATATCGTTGTCATGAAAGTTCATATTAAAAATCTATTTGTGGGTGTGGAAAACTGTATCGTTTTTATCGATGGGATCTGGCTAATTGACTATACAAATGCTACAACTCTCGAGGTAGGCGATAAAATAGGAGAATTCACTCTTGAAAAAATCGTCAGCGGAGTAGATGAATCTAATCTGGGAGGTCTTGTTTTCGAAAGTACTGTGAACAATTCTTCTGTAACCTGTAATGTAATCGGTACCGATTATAAATTCAATAGCTGGTCTAATGTTGCAGCAGAGACTGCAAACACGGCAGATGCTGCAAGTACAGCAGATAATGTAAGCAATATAACCGACGTTTGTAATGTTGTTAGTACCAGTTACAAATGGGTGTCTAGTGAACAATATCCAGTAATCGATTTATTTGGAGATAAGTATGTTCCGCTGCTTACCACTAATGGAAGTATCTGGGATGCACACGTTAACAAGCTTGTCAAGTTGATTCTTGATAGTAATGAACGTCACGTTCTCAAAGACGGTGAAAAACTCGATCTCGGCCAAGGGTACGCTCTCGAAGCCAAGCAGATCAGTATTTCCAATAGGCAAGCCTGGCTCGAGTTCACAAAGGACGGAAAGTATGTTGCTGATAGAATAGTTACAATTGATGATGACAAAAATACAACATGGAATGTTACTCTTGACAATATTCAGGGCGAAAACAACGTTATTGTCATGAGAGTTCACGTTGACAGAGTAGGCGGATTTGTAGAAAATGATATCCTTCAATATAGTGATGTCGTGATTGACGGAATCTGGCTTACTGACTACTCAGATGCCAGAAACCTTAAAATCGGAGATAAAATCGGAGAATTCACGCTTGAAAAAATAATTAACAGAGAAAATGTCTCTAATCAGGGGAGCCTTGTTTTTAAAAATGCTACGGGATCTTCTATAAACTGTGATGTTGTTGATGCTAATTATAAATGTGAAAGCTGGTCTAATCAGTATCCATCAATCAATTTATTTGGAGAAGAGTATATTCCGTTGCTTGCCAATAGCGTCCCAGCACGGAAACCTTATAACGATCCAATCTGGGAATGTCACGTTGATAAGCTTGCTAAACTCGTTCTTGATAGCGATGAGAAACACCTCCTAAAGACCGGTGAAAAACTCGATCTCGGCCAGGGCTACAGTCTCCAGGTCAAGGAGATCGACGTTGATGGAGAGAGAGCTTGGATTGAATTCGATAAAGATGGAAAATATGTAGATGATACTATCGTTTTAACTTATCCTAATGAGCATTATTGGACTTGTTTACGTGACAATATTCAAGGCGAAGACAATATTCCTGTCCTGATAGTCTATGTTAGCAAAGTCTATCAGGACGGAAACGACAGTATTGTCCAGATTGACGGGATATGGCTAATTGATTATGAAAATGCCAGAACCCTCAAAATCGGGGATAAGATAGGAGAATTCACGCTTGAAAAAATAGTTATCGGGACAAATGAATCTAATCTGGGAAGTCTTGCTTTCAAGAAAACTCAAAATGTTGATTCTTTTTCACCCACATCCGAAAAGGTGCCAGTTGCATCTACTAACAAAAGTACAAGATCATTTATTCCGTGGGACTGGGACTTTTTGGAATTTATCACAAATAAAGGCAAATGA
- a CDS encoding HEAT repeat domain-containing protein, translated as MIKRDELFSCKSAKLLILMFLLFGICAGCLEKDPVEVRVNTLVRGLGDEDERVSSVSANELCAIGEPAVNPLIKALKDDNPQVRSLAAQALGKIGNKKATNSLIEALKDPVPEVRMNAAFSLGRLQATEAVEPLIELLEDENGEVVRYTVIALGMLKDSRATEPLCEVLKRDDASASYDGNSNIRSEAVFALGETGDPRAVDTLLNLLDDKEIGSHAASNLGRIKGEYVFGKLIKLLDSKNPTVRINAVSVYEHIQDPDAVPILVRMLNDPIPEVRRGAAYALGHFNESEEIAQTEQPLINALGDSKIEVQAAAAGSLGRIESKKAIPPLAELIQSKDSTLCQTAAIHSLARYKDPEAADALIDALGNENWHIRMEIVYSLMEIGDVRAVDPLISLLGDENYKVRQGAATGLGKLGDRKAVEPIIKSLETEREQNVRISEVRALGILGGPEAIKGLSRVSTDKDEYRNVRINAEKALVILNEGGTVDVSFFY; from the coding sequence ATGATAAAAAGAGATGAACTTTTCAGTTGCAAAAGTGCAAAACTTTTGATTCTTATGTTTTTGCTTTTCGGAATCTGTGCTGGCTGTCTTGAAAAGGATCCGGTAGAGGTCCGGGTGAATACACTGGTTCGGGGTCTCGGAGATGAGGACGAGAGAGTCAGTTCGGTTTCAGCTAATGAACTTTGCGCGATCGGAGAACCTGCAGTAAATCCTCTTATAAAAGCTTTAAAAGACGATAATCCGCAGGTTCGAAGCCTTGCTGCCCAAGCTCTTGGAAAAATAGGCAACAAAAAAGCTACAAATTCGTTAATAGAAGCTCTGAAAGACCCGGTTCCGGAAGTTCGTATGAACGCAGCTTTTTCACTTGGGAGACTTCAAGCCACTGAAGCTGTTGAACCCCTTATTGAGCTTTTGGAGGACGAAAACGGAGAGGTAGTTCGCTATACGGTAATTGCACTTGGAATGTTGAAAGATTCCAGGGCTACTGAACCTCTTTGTGAGGTTCTGAAACGCGATGATGCCAGTGCAAGCTATGATGGCAATTCGAATATACGCTCTGAGGCTGTATTTGCCCTTGGAGAAACTGGAGATCCGCGGGCAGTTGATACCCTCCTGAATCTATTAGATGATAAAGAAATTGGGAGTCATGCAGCTTCCAATCTTGGCCGTATTAAAGGGGAATATGTATTCGGAAAACTTATTAAGCTGCTGGACAGCAAAAATCCTACAGTCCGGATCAATGCCGTATCTGTATATGAGCATATTCAGGACCCTGATGCTGTTCCCATTCTTGTTAGGATGCTGAATGACCCTATTCCAGAAGTGCGCAGAGGAGCTGCTTACGCTTTGGGTCATTTTAATGAGTCTGAGGAAATTGCCCAGACTGAGCAGCCTCTAATTAATGCCCTCGGAGACAGTAAAATAGAGGTACAGGCAGCTGCGGCTGGTTCTCTTGGACGTATCGAGAGCAAAAAAGCTATACCACCCCTTGCTGAGCTCATTCAGTCTAAAGATTCTACTCTCTGCCAGACTGCTGCTATTCATTCCCTGGCTAGATATAAAGATCCTGAGGCTGCAGACGCTCTTATTGACGCTCTTGGAAATGAGAACTGGCATATTAGAATGGAAATTGTTTATTCTCTTATGGAAATTGGGGATGTCCGGGCGGTCGATCCTTTAATTTCCTTGCTTGGGGATGAAAATTATAAAGTAAGACAAGGTGCCGCAACTGGGCTTGGAAAACTTGGCGATAGGAAAGCTGTTGAGCCTATCATTAAGTCCCTTGAGACCGAAAGGGAGCAGAATGTCAGAATTTCGGAAGTTCGAGCTCTCGGGATACTGGGAGGACCAGAAGCTATCAAAGGTTTGAGCCGAGTCAGTACTGACAAAGACGAGTACAGAAACGTCAGGATCAATGCAGAAAAAGCGCTGGTAATACTTAACGAAGGGGGGACAGTGGATGTCTCCTTTTTTTATTAA
- a CDS encoding helix-turn-helix transcriptional regulator — translation MLAVGILLLSSIVAIDLLLEDSPVVIQLDGDAFKVIDIPYVYTVKEAYILLFSGFMGGLALAQVLRSSGLQEPVFSATGSAAQVKALNFAAEKDREEKFEVLERRFEVSPENAFIEKPQFERSNIGPTDVLLRALEGDEKKAVGLIVAKGGRILQNELVNSLDFSKAKVSRVLMNLERRGIITKKKYGLTNCISIADELQDSEAEE, via the coding sequence GTGCTGGCTGTGGGTATCCTGCTCCTGTCAAGCATTGTCGCCATTGATCTTCTGCTTGAAGACTCACCGGTGGTGATCCAGCTTGATGGAGACGCATTCAAAGTTATAGATATACCATATGTGTACACGGTAAAAGAAGCGTATATCCTTCTTTTCTCCGGGTTTATGGGAGGGCTGGCTCTGGCTCAGGTTTTGCGGTCTTCAGGACTTCAGGAACCTGTTTTTTCCGCAACGGGCTCTGCAGCTCAGGTAAAGGCTCTCAATTTTGCGGCAGAAAAAGACAGAGAGGAGAAGTTTGAGGTTCTGGAACGTAGATTTGAAGTCTCTCCTGAGAATGCCTTTATTGAAAAGCCTCAATTCGAGAGGTCTAACATCGGCCCAACTGATGTTCTTTTACGAGCCCTTGAAGGAGATGAAAAAAAAGCTGTTGGACTTATTGTAGCAAAAGGAGGACGAATTCTCCAGAACGAACTCGTAAATTCTCTTGATTTTTCCAAAGCCAAGGTTTCCAGGGTTCTCATGAATCTGGAAAGAAGAGGCATAATAACAAAGAAAAAGTACGGACTTACCAACTGTATTTCGATAGCTGACGAGCTTCAGGATAGCGAGGCTGAGGAGTGA
- a CDS encoding acetate--CoA ligase family protein, with product MAMKQVDLSLSESGPDRVLAAEILRAAREAERCTLGLESFGILKAYGIPAVRTAFTKTEEEAFGVAEEIGYPLVMKVVSPQISHKSDVGGIRLSLENGDEVRAAYRDMMENIPEKRPDAVLEGVQLQQMLSGGKEVIIGMVQDPTFGPMLMFGLGGVYVEILKDVQFAIAPVDEEEARGMVTGIKTYPLLAGARGEKPSDIDALIDAILRVSRLVCDFPEIEEFEINPMMVLEEGTGACAVDMRLKLKKN from the coding sequence ATGGCTATGAAACAGGTAGACCTTTCTCTTTCGGAATCCGGTCCGGACAGAGTTTTGGCAGCTGAAATTCTCAGGGCTGCACGAGAGGCTGAGCGGTGCACGCTGGGCCTTGAATCTTTTGGTATTCTGAAAGCTTATGGTATTCCTGCAGTAAGGACTGCCTTTACAAAGACTGAAGAGGAAGCCTTCGGAGTTGCAGAAGAGATTGGTTATCCTCTTGTGATGAAAGTCGTCTCTCCGCAGATTTCCCACAAATCGGATGTCGGAGGGATCAGGCTCTCCCTGGAAAACGGAGATGAGGTGCGGGCTGCCTACCGCGACATGATGGAAAACATCCCTGAAAAAAGGCCTGATGCGGTTCTTGAAGGGGTCCAGCTGCAGCAAATGCTCTCAGGCGGAAAAGAAGTAATTATCGGGATGGTTCAGGACCCGACCTTTGGGCCCATGTTGATGTTCGGGCTTGGGGGGGTTTATGTGGAGATCCTCAAGGACGTGCAGTTTGCAATTGCCCCAGTGGACGAAGAAGAAGCAAGGGGGATGGTCACAGGGATTAAAACCTACCCGCTCCTCGCCGGAGCCAGGGGGGAAAAGCCTTCGGATATTGATGCTCTGATTGATGCCATTTTAAGAGTTTCAAGGCTTGTCTGCGATTTTCCGGAAATTGAAGAATTTGAGATCAATCCCATGATGGTTCTGGAAGAAGGAACAGGAGCTTGTGCAGTTGACATGAGGCTTAAGTTAAAGAAAAACTGA
- a CDS encoding acetate kinase, with product MKVLVINAGSSSLKYQLIDMTNESPLAIGLCERIGIDNSIITQKRSDGKKFEKQVDLATHKVALEEVVNALTDSEFGVIKSMDEINAVGHRVVHGGEKFTASALVDESVEQAIKDCFELAPLHNPPNMMGITACQEIMPGVPMVVVFDTAFHQTLPAYAYMYALPYDLYEKYGVRKYGFHGTSHMYVARRAAAMLGKPIEETKVITCHLGNGSSITAVNGGKSVETTMGFTPLEGVAMGTRCGSIDPAVVPFVMEKEGLTTREIDTLMNKKSGVLGVSGLSNDFRDLDEAASQGNQRAELALQIFAYKIKKVIGEYLAVLNGADAVVFTAGIGENSASIRKRILSDLEGLGIQIDEEKNKIRGQEIDISVPEAKVRVLVIPTNEELSIARDTKEICETEMKLRKSVPI from the coding sequence ATGAAAGTACTGGTTATAAACGCAGGGAGTTCTTCTCTTAAATATCAATTAATTGATATGACAAACGAGTCCCCTCTTGCAATAGGGCTCTGTGAGAGGATTGGTATTGATAATTCTATCATCACTCAGAAGAGGTCTGATGGAAAGAAATTTGAAAAACAGGTAGACCTTGCCACTCACAAAGTAGCCCTTGAGGAGGTCGTCAATGCTCTGACGGATTCCGAGTTCGGTGTCATCAAAAGCATGGATGAAATCAATGCAGTCGGGCACAGAGTTGTGCACGGTGGGGAAAAGTTCACTGCCTCAGCTCTGGTTGATGAAAGCGTAGAACAGGCAATCAAGGACTGCTTTGAACTCGCTCCTCTACACAACCCTCCGAACATGATGGGAATTACTGCCTGTCAGGAGATCATGCCTGGCGTCCCGATGGTTGTTGTGTTTGATACGGCATTCCACCAGACACTTCCGGCATATGCCTATATGTATGCTCTTCCGTACGATCTGTATGAGAAGTATGGGGTCAGAAAATACGGTTTCCACGGTACTTCTCACATGTATGTTGCCAGAAGGGCTGCTGCTATGCTCGGAAAGCCCATAGAAGAAACCAAGGTTATCACCTGCCACCTCGGAAACGGCTCAAGCATTACGGCTGTTAATGGCGGAAAATCCGTTGAAACTACCATGGGCTTTACCCCGCTCGAAGGAGTTGCAATGGGCACCAGGTGCGGTTCGATTGACCCTGCAGTAGTCCCCTTCGTTATGGAAAAGGAAGGCCTTACAACCCGAGAAATAGACACCCTCATGAACAAGAAGTCAGGTGTGCTTGGAGTATCCGGGCTCAGCAATGACTTCAGGGACCTTGATGAAGCAGCTTCCCAGGGTAACCAGAGAGCAGAACTTGCCCTTCAAATTTTTGCGTATAAAATTAAGAAGGTCATAGGCGAATATTTAGCCGTGCTCAATGGTGCAGATGCAGTAGTCTTTACCGCAGGAATCGGAGAAAACAGTGCAAGTATCAGAAAGAGAATCCTCTCCGACCTTGAGGGTCTTGGCATCCAGATCGATGAAGAAAAGAACAAGATCAGAGGCCAGGAAATTGACATCAGTGTTCCCGAAGCAAAAGTCAGGGTACTCGTTATCCCGACTAACGAAGAACTCTCCATTGCAAGGGACACAAAGGAAATCTGTGAAACTGAAATGAAACTGCGAAAATCGGTTCCAATCTAA
- the pta gene encoding phosphate acetyltransferase has translation MVTFLEKISERAKKLNKTIALPETEDIRTLQAAAKILERGIANVVLVGDEADIKALAGDLDLSKARIVNPKTYEKKDEYINAFYELRKHKGISLESAAEVMSDYVYFAVMMAKLGEVDGVVSGAAHSSSDTLRPAVQIVKTAPGAALASAFFIIAVPDCEYGSDGTFLFADSGMVEMPSVEDVANIAVISAKTFELLVQDTPYVAMLSYSTKGSAHSKLTEATVASTKLAQELAPDVAIDGELQVDAAIVPKVAASKAPGSPVAGKANVFIFPDLNAGNISYKIAQRLAKAEAYGPITQGLAKPINDLSRGCSDEDIVGAVAITCVQAAAQDK, from the coding sequence TTGGTAACATTTTTAGAGAAGATCAGTGAAAGAGCAAAGAAACTTAACAAGACAATCGCTTTACCTGAAACTGAGGATATAAGGACCCTCCAGGCAGCTGCCAAGATCCTTGAAAGAGGTATTGCAAATGTTGTCCTTGTCGGTGACGAAGCCGACATTAAGGCGCTCGCAGGAGATCTGGATCTCTCGAAAGCAAGAATTGTTAATCCTAAAACATATGAGAAAAAAGATGAATATATTAACGCTTTCTATGAGCTGAGAAAGCACAAAGGTATATCCCTCGAAAGTGCAGCTGAAGTTATGAGCGATTACGTTTACTTCGCAGTTATGATGGCAAAACTCGGAGAAGTAGACGGAGTAGTATCAGGCGCTGCCCACTCTTCTTCAGACACCCTGAGACCTGCTGTCCAGATAGTTAAGACTGCTCCAGGAGCAGCACTTGCATCCGCTTTCTTCATCATTGCCGTACCCGACTGTGAATACGGGTCCGACGGGACATTCCTCTTTGCCGACTCCGGCATGGTCGAAATGCCAAGTGTAGAGGATGTTGCAAACATTGCAGTTATTTCTGCAAAGACCTTCGAACTGCTGGTTCAGGACACTCCATATGTTGCAATGCTTTCCTACTCTACCAAGGGAAGTGCACACAGCAAACTGACCGAGGCAACAGTCGCTTCCACAAAGCTTGCACAGGAACTTGCTCCTGATGTTGCAATCGACGGTGAACTGCAGGTTGACGCAGCAATTGTCCCCAAAGTTGCAGCTTCAAAGGCCCCCGGAAGTCCTGTCGCAGGCAAAGCCAATGTCTTTATCTTCCCCGATCTGAACGCTGGAAATATTTCATACAAGATCGCTCAAAGGCTTGCCAAGGCTGAAGCATACGGTCCTATCACCCAGGGGCTGGCAAAGCCTATTAACGACCTGTCCAGAGGATGTAGCGACGAAGATATTGTTGGTGCCGTTGCAATTACCTGTGTCCAGGCTGCCGCCCAGGACAAATAA
- a CDS encoding flavodoxin family protein — translation MKILGISGSPRRGQNCEKMIGVALKLAKEKGFETETFFLSNKDIAPCKACGTCREKDSCVIDDDMEKVYEKMKAADGIIVAAPVYMGNYPAQLKALFDRSVLLRRKDFALKDKVGAALSIGGSRNGGQEKTIQSIHDWMHIHGMIVVGDNAHFGGIAWNPAEGDAVGMQTVSETAKKLCDVLELIRKK, via the coding sequence ATGAAAATATTAGGGATATCAGGCAGCCCGAGAAGGGGGCAAAACTGTGAGAAAATGATTGGAGTTGCTCTCAAGCTTGCAAAAGAAAAGGGATTTGAAACCGAGACCTTTTTTCTCTCAAACAAGGATATTGCCCCCTGCAAAGCGTGCGGAACCTGCAGAGAAAAAGATTCCTGCGTGATTGATGACGATATGGAAAAAGTTTATGAAAAGATGAAGGCAGCCGACGGCATAATTGTTGCAGCCCCCGTATACATGGGAAATTACCCTGCCCAGCTCAAAGCTCTTTTTGACAGGAGTGTCCTGCTTCGCCGCAAAGACTTTGCACTCAAGGATAAAGTTGGAGCAGCTCTTTCAATCGGAGGCTCAAGAAACGGAGGCCAGGAAAAAACCATTCAGTCCATTCACGACTGGATGCACATTCACGGAATGATTGTGGTCGGAGACAACGCCCACTTCGGCGGAATTGCCTGGAACCCGGCAGAGGGAGATGCCGTAGGGATGCAGACCGTTTCCGAAACTGCAAAGAAACTCTGTGATGTACTGGAACTTATTCGGAAAAAATAG